A window of Microbacterium sp. BK668 genomic DNA:
GCGCGCATGACGCCTCCCACGTTGGCGGCGCGCACGCGGGCGAGGGTCGCAAGCGCCCGCCGGGTGTAGCCCGGCTGGAGCTCGGAGTGGGCGTCGACCCGCACGACGGTGGGGTAGCGCCCCGCCCGGATCGCGAGGTTCAGGCCCACCGGGATGTCGGCGGCCGGGTTGTCGACGAGGACGATCCGCGGGTCGGACCCGGCCAGCCGCTGCGCGAGCGCAGTGGTGCCGTCGGTCGACGGCCCCAGTGCGAGGATGAGCTCGGCCGGTCCGTCGACCTCCTGCGCGAGCACCGTCTCGACGGCCCGCTGCAGGTACCCGCGCTCGTTCAGCACCGGCATCACGAACGTCACGCCCGCGTCGTCGGGGACGACCGGCGCGTCTCTGCGCCCGGGCTCTGTCGACTGCATCCGTCGATCATGGCATGCGGGCCCGCCGGTAGGCTGAAGGGGTGGGACTGGTCTCGGATGCGCGCACGGCCACGGCACTCCTCGGCAAGGCCCTCGCCAATCGGACCGCGGTCCGCGACGTCCGGCGCACCCTTGCGGTGCGGCCAGAGCATCCCGAGCACCACTACCAGGTCGCCGTGTACTTCGCCGACGGCGCCGTCAACATGTACCAGATGCGGCAGTGGTATCAGCCTCTCGCCGAGCTCTCGAAGATCTGGCCGGTCGTGATCCTCAGCCGATCCGCCACGGGCGCCCGCGCGCTCCTGGCGGAGGAGGCTCCGCCCGTCGCCTTCCTCCCCACGGTGCGGGACCTCGAGGCGTTCCTCGCGACGCAGGACATCCGCGTCGTGCTCTACGTCAACCAGAACGCCAGGAACTTCCAGATGTTCCGGTACGGGCGCCGGTGGCACGTCTTCATCAATCACGGCGAGTCCGACAAGATGTACATGACCACGAACCAGTACAAGGCGTATGACTACGCCTTCATCGCGGGGGACGCCGCGCGGGAGCGGCTCTCGCGGGTGCTGTGGGACTACGACCTCGACGCTCGGACGATCCCGATCGGCCGGCCGCAGGCGGATCACTACTCCGGGGCGCTCCCGTACACGCCCGACGACCGGACCGTCGTGCTGTACGCGCCGACCTGGGAGGGCGACCGCCCGTCGGCCCATTACGGATCCGTCCGCAGCCACGGCGAGCACCTCGTGAAGGCGCTGCTCGCGACACGGCGCCACCGGGTCGTCTACCGGCCGCATCCCCGATCCGGCGTCGTCGATCCCGAGTATGGCGCTGCCAACCAGCGGATCATCGCGGCCCTCGCCGCCGCCAACCGCACCGACCCGGGCGCCGAGCACGTGTACGACGACGGCCCGGAGCTCGGATGGCAGCTCGCCGCCGCCGACGTCGCGGTCGTCGACATCTCGGCGATGGTCTACGACCGCCTGGCGGCGGGCAGGCCGCTGCTGGTCACGCGGCCGTCCGACCCCGAGGCGATCGTCGACACGCACGGCTACCTGTCGGCATGCGAGTGGCTGGATGCCGCGGATGCCCCGGCCATCGTCGAGGAGACCGAGCGCGTCATCCGCGACCCGGACGCCGAGGCCAGACTCCTCGAGTGGGTCGGGCACTACTTCGGCGACACGACGCCCGGTGCTGCGACGCGGCGCTTCCACGAGGCGGTCGCGCGGCTCATGGCGGAATGGGACCTGTGGCACGCCCGCTCCGCGGACGACGAGCCCGACGACGACGTCGACACCGAGGCCGAACTGGACGACTGAGCCGTATCCCTCAGCCGACCGCGGCGGGGCGTTCGACGAGCCGCTCGATCGCACGCAGGGGGATGGTCACCCAGGTCGGGCGGTTGCGGGACTCGTAGATCGCCTCGTAGACCGCCTTGTCGAGTTCGAGAGCGCTGAGCAGGTCGCTCTGCTCGTCGAGGTCGACCCCCGAGACGCGCGCATACCCCTCCACGAATCCCTGCCGCGCGGCCCGCACCCATTCCCGCACGTCGGTGGGGGAGCGGTCCGGCTGGTCGAGGCGGATCGAACCCGCGACGTAGTCGAAGGAGCGGAGCATCCCCGCGACGTCGCGCAGCGCCAGATCGGGACGCGTCCGCTCCGCCATGGGACGCAGCGGCTCGCCCTCGAAGTCCAGCAGCACCCATCCGCGCTCGGGATGCTGAAGCACCTGACCGAGGTGGTAGTCGCCGTGGATGCGCTGCAGCGGCGGCCACGCCGCATCCATCGCCCGCGCGTAGACCTCGGCGATCGCCCCTTCGCGCTCTGCGATGGCCGGGACCTCCGCCATCGCGATGGCCAGACGCCGTCGCCACGTCGCCTCGGTCGCCGCGCGATCGGGTCCGGCGGCCTCGTGCGTGGGGAACAGCTGGGCGAGCGAGACGTGCACGTTGGCCGTGGCCTCGCCGAGGGCGCGGGCGCGGCTCGAGAAGTCCTCGCCCTCCGCCGCCGCACGCAGCGCCACGCGCCACGCATCCTCGACGCCCGGCAGGAACTCCTGCGCGAAGGCGAGCGAGCCGCGCGCCGAGCCGTGCTTCGAGCCGTGCTCCGCAGCCCCGTCGGGCCACTCGCCGTCGACCGAGCCGATAGCGGGAGGCACGTGGGGCGAGCCCGCCGCCGCGAGAGCCGTCGTCAGTTCGATGTCGGGGTTGAGGCCGGGGTGCAGCTGCCGGAACACCTTGCAGATGATGGGAGTGGAGCCGTCGTCCGCGCGGTAGATGAGCGAGGTGTTGGACTGCTCCCCGGCGAGCACCGTCGCCGTGCGGGGGGTGTCGAGATCGAGGTCGTGCGAGGGATGGCCGGCCACCGATGTGCGCGGTCCCCCCGCCTCGCCGCCCGTGCCGATGAGCCGCAGGAGCGCGGCGGAGTACGCCGGGTCGAAGGGCCCGTCGATGAAGGTGGTGCCCGGCTCCGGGCTGCCG
This region includes:
- a CDS encoding CDP-glycerol glycerophosphotransferase family protein translates to MGLVSDARTATALLGKALANRTAVRDVRRTLAVRPEHPEHHYQVAVYFADGAVNMYQMRQWYQPLAELSKIWPVVILSRSATGARALLAEEAPPVAFLPTVRDLEAFLATQDIRVVLYVNQNARNFQMFRYGRRWHVFINHGESDKMYMTTNQYKAYDYAFIAGDAARERLSRVLWDYDLDARTIPIGRPQADHYSGALPYTPDDRTVVLYAPTWEGDRPSAHYGSVRSHGEHLVKALLATRRHRVVYRPHPRSGVVDPEYGAANQRIIAALAAANRTDPGAEHVYDDGPELGWQLAAADVAVVDISAMVYDRLAAGRPLLVTRPSDPEAIVDTHGYLSACEWLDAADAPAIVEETERVIRDPDAEARLLEWVGHYFGDTTPGAATRRFHEAVARLMAEWDLWHARSADDEPDDDVDTEAELDD
- a CDS encoding phosphotransferase — its product is MDSTLACLAAWMPRQRWYAAKARVPSLRLVAWWDLPADDCTVRTFLVADEGALPVVLYQVPVVARATSAVDADAGHIIGSPEPGTTFIDGPFDPAYSAALLRLIGTGGEAGGPRTSVAGHPSHDLDLDTPRTATVLAGEQSNTSLIYRADDGSTPIICKVFRQLHPGLNPDIELTTALAAAGSPHVPPAIGSVDGEWPDGAAEHGSKHGSARGSLAFAQEFLPGVEDAWRVALRAAAEGEDFSSRARALGEATANVHVSLAQLFPTHEAAGPDRAATEATWRRRLAIAMAEVPAIAEREGAIAEVYARAMDAAWPPLQRIHGDYHLGQVLQHPERGWVLLDFEGEPLRPMAERTRPDLALRDVAGMLRSFDYVAGSIRLDQPDRSPTDVREWVRAARQGFVEGYARVSGVDLDEQSDLLSALELDKAVYEAIYESRNRPTWVTIPLRAIERLVERPAAVG